CCGCGACACCTGCGTGCGTTCAAGGCTGCTGCCGACCGCGAGGTCGGCCTGGTCGAGCAGGTCACGGCACCTCTTCGGAACGGCCGCGACGCCGCCGCATCCGCACGTGCGGACGAGGCCGCCGCCTCGGTCGCCGCGCTCTCCGTCCGGCTCCACGCGACGCTGGTCAAGAGCGGCCTGCGCCGTAGCCGCTGACCCGTCTCGGCTGCGCGGGTAGTGTGGTTGACGTGCACGAGGTCGACGTCGTCGGAGTGAGGGTCGAGATGCCCTCCAACCAGCCCATCGTGCTGTTGCGCGAGGTGGCGGGGGACCGCTACCTGCCCATCTGGATCGGTGCGGTCGAGGCGACGGCGATCGCGTTCGCCCAGCAGGGTGTCGTGCCGCCGCGCCCCCTGACGCACGACCTGCTGCGCGACGTGATCGCCAGCACCGGCAACGCGCTGACCGAAGTCCGCATCACCGAGATGCGTGACGGCATCTTCTACGCCGAGCTCGCGTTCGAGTCCGGGGTCGAGGTGAGCGC
The sequence above is a segment of the Nocardioides jiangxiensis genome. Coding sequences within it:
- a CDS encoding bifunctional nuclease family protein, translated to MHEVDVVGVRVEMPSNQPIVLLREVAGDRYLPIWIGAVEATAIAFAQQGVVPPRPLTHDLLRDVIASTGNALTEVRITEMRDGIFYAELAFESGVEVSARPSDSIALALRTGARIVCAEEVLAEAGLAVPEEQEDEVERFREFLDHVTPEDFEG